The segment CAGCGCCTGCACATCGTCGGCGGTGCGGATGGGCGGGTTCACACGGTAATCGCAGGTGTCATTGGTGAACCACAGGTGGTGCGGGGTCACCTCGCAGGTGACGGGTGCACCCCGCAGCTTTGCCATCTGGATGGCATCCAGCGCACCGCGGGTGGACACATGGCACATGTGCAGCTTGGTCTGGTAGTATTCGCTCAGCCAGCAGTTGCGCACCGTCTCGATGTCCTCAGCCAGACGGTAGTCCCACGGGCTGATCTCCATATCCTCAGCGTGGCTCATCACGGTGATATCCTTCTGGGTGCAGATGGCAAACGCCTTTGCCATGGTGGCATTGTCCTGCACGCCGTGGCCATCCTCGGTGATGAACTTCACACCGGCAGGCAGGGTCTTGAGGTGGTCGATGCTTACGCCGTCAAAGTTCTCGGTGATGGAGACGGTCTGGTTCACATCGCACAGGCCCAGCTCGGCGGCTTTCTGTTCCACCATCATGGCCTGTGCCGCAGAAGAGCAGACCGGCTTTGTGTTGGGCATCAGGTTCACGAAGGTGTAACCGCCGGCGGCTGCGGCGCGGCTGCCGGTCTCGATGTCCTCCTTGTACTCAAAGCCCGGGGTGCGCCAGTGGCAGTGCAGATCCACAAAGGCGGGCAGCACGGTCAGCCCTCCGGCATCAATGACCGTTTCGTTCTCCCCGGCCAGTGCCTCCAGCTCCTGACCCACAGCAGCGATCCTGCCGTCCTTTACAAAAATCTCAAGCGGTCTTCCTTCGGTGTTCACAGCATTTACAAGCAGCATCGCAGTTCCCTCCTGATTTGCGTTTGTCTGGTTCGGCTTTCCGGCTTACGGGCAAAAAAAAACTTTTCCCCGCAAAGGGAAAAGCTCATTCTACAAAAAAAGGAAACAACGAACCCACGGCAAAACCGGATGCGAACTGCTTGTTCAGTTTGGTACACATCGCGCTTTTCTGCATGGTGCTGTCTCCTTTTATAAGTCTGGAATCTTTTCATAATATTTTAGCATAGAAGCGCGAAATGTGTCAATGCTTCCGCATATATTTTGTTGCAAAAAGGTTTGCCGCTTCCCTCCCGGAATTTTAGCTACTCTACCCAAAAGCAGTTTTTCCCCGCCAGATTCCGGGTTAGTTATGTCAATTCCTAGCATATTGCTGTACATTCCCGTCCGGGTGTGCTATTATAAATATGGTCAAAAGAGTCAGAGGCTGTTTTCATGGCAGAGACGTGATTTTTATTCAGAGCAGCTTCATCGGAATCAGGAAAGAGAGGGTTTTCCCATGGGTTTGTTGGAGGACGCGCGGAACATCCAGCGCAAGGATCCCGCTGCACGCAACGTGCTGGAGGTCATTTTGCTGTATCCGGGCTTTCACATTCTGGTGTATCACCGCATTGCGCACTGGCTGTACCAGCATAAGCGCTTTTTCCTTGCCCGCTGGGTCAGCCAGCACGGACGCCGCCGCACCGGCATCGAGATCCACCCCGGTGCCACCATCGGCAGATGCCTGTTCATCGATCACGGCATGGGCATCGTGTTCGGTGAGACCTGTGAGATCGGGGACAATTGCACCATCTACCACGGTGTCACTCTGGGCGGCACTGGCAAGGACACCGGCAAGCGCCACCCCACTCTGGGCAACAACGTGCTGATCGGTGCAGGCACCAAGGTCCTTGGCCCGGTGTATATCGGGGACAACTCCCGCATCGGCGCAGGCAGCGTGGTGCTGCGCAATCTGCCCGCCAACTGCACCGCCGTGGGCGTGCCCGCCGAGGTGGTGCGCATCAACAACAAGGCCGTGAACCCGGCGGACGATCTGGACCAGCAGGATCTGCCGGATATCGTAGCCCAGCGCCTGACCGATCTGGACCGCCGCCTCGGCGCACTGGAAAACGCTGCGCAGGGCGACACCCCGCCCACGGCAGCGCAGATCGCCGCACGGCAGAAGTCATAACGATTCAGAATGCCCTCCGCTTGCGCTCTGGGCATCTTCAGCGGAAGAATATTTTTATAATAGAGCAACAGCGGACAGCCTGCGGGCTGTCCGCTGTTGCATTTTCACGGAAAGGGTCCAAGAGGGAAACTTGATCTGTCTGTGCTCGTTTCCTGCGGAAACAGCCGCACAGCCGGGAAACAGGCCACTTCTTCATTGCGCCCGCTCCGGTGAAAAAGCAAGTCGGAAAATCCCGCAGGATTTTCCGACTTGCAACTAAAAAATATAAATTCCTTGAATCATGCCCAGAGCGAGAGCGGAGGGCATTTTCAATAAACCCTTTTTCCGCAGCCTTCCCCGGCGCAGAGGGCTTTCACCTTCTGCACCGCAGCGGCCACCAGATCGCTGATGGGCTGCTCCGGCACACCCACGATATAGTTTTCGCAGTGGTTCACCGGGATGAGCACCCGCGTCGCATGGCTCTGGCACACGGCCGTGGCCATGGCGGGCGTGATCTCGCCCAGCAGTGCATCCGCAATAACGATGCCGATGGGCCCCACGATGATATCCGCGCTGCGGCAGTTCACCGCCACTGCATTCTCACCGGTGGCGACACGCGGGGCACCGGCCTTGCGCATGGCGTTTGCCGCCAGACTGTTGGTGCCCACCGCAGTGAGCCGGATCTCCGGGCACTGCGTGCTCAGGGCTGTCACCAGCTGTTTGCCAAGGCCCCCGCCCTGCCCGTCGATGACGAGCACATTCATCGGCTGCATCAGAAGTCGATTTCCTCAAGGCGCAGCAGCGCGATGATATAGATCTTTACGGCTTCCAGCAGCTTGTCGATGGGTGCAGCTTCGTTTGCACCGTGCATCGGGCCGCCGAACTCCGGCAGCGGCAGGTCCACATGCTCGGGGCCGAAGCTGACAGCATAGGGGAAGTGGCGGGCATAGGTGCCGCCGCCCATGGTGAAGGGCTTGGCGTTCTCGCCGGTGACCTCATTGTAGGTGTTGATGCAGGCCTGAATGGCGGGGCTGTCGGCTTCAATATAGAAGGGCTCGGCAGCGGTCACATCGCGCAGCTCAGCGCCGTCGCCCAGTGCGGCACGGATCTGCTCGGTCATCTTTTTGCCATTGGTGCAGGTGGGGAAGCGGCTGTCCATGGTCTGGAAAATGCGGCCATCTTCCATGTAGATGCGGCCGCCGATCACGGTCAGCGGGCCAAAGGGGCCATCGGCGCAGTTGATGCCCAGACCCTCACCGGCAGTAGAAGCGTGCAGCTTGCGCACAGCCTCCAGATAGGTGCGCTCGGTCTCATTGCACAGGCCGTTGTCCAGCAGGTAGTTCACCACCAGACCAATGGCGTTCACGGTGCCCTGCGGCATGGCTGCGTGGCCGGACTTGCCCCAACCGCGGATGCGCACGCCGTCGCCTTCCGGTTCCAGCGTGATGTTGGGGGCATTCTTCAGCTTGGAGATGTCAGTCCTGACCAGTGCACTTGCACGGTCGGGCACGGCATTGTTTGCCACGCCGCCCTCGATCTCCACGATGACGCCGTTGCACACCGGGCTGACGATCTTGGCACCGAACAGGCCCTTCTCGCCGTTGCACACCGGGAACTCGGCATCCGGGGTGAAGCAGAAGGCCGGAGCCGGGTAGTTTTTGAGGTAGTAGTCCACATCCTGCATGTGGGTCTCCTCGTTGGTACCCGCCAGTGCGCGGATGGGGTAGCGCAGCTCATAGCCCTGCTCCTTGAGGAACTTCAGGGCATACAGGGTAGCCACCATGGGACCCTTATCGTCAGCCACGCCGCGGCCCAGCAGCCAGCCGTCCTGAACGCGCATGGTGAAGGGGTCTGCCGTCCAGCCGTTGCCCACGGGCACCACATCCACATGGCAGATGGTTGCCAGATACTTCTCGGGATCCTTGCCGGCCAGCTCTGCATAGCCGATGTAGTTCTCGCAGTTGCGGGTGGCAAGACCCATGCCTGCAGCCAGCTCCAGCGTCTTGTCCAGTGCGGCACGGGGGCCTGCGCCATAGGGTGCACCCTCTTCCGGGGTGCCCTCCACGCTGTTGACAGCCACCAGTGCGGCGATATCCTTCAGCAGCTGTTCCTTGTTTTGCGCAATATATGCGTCGATTTTCTGATTCAGTGCCTGATCCATGATCTTATCGTTCCTTTCCGTCCGGCAGCTTTGCGCCGCCGGTTCCAAAACACTTTTTTATTTTAGCATACTCGGCGGCAAAATGCCATTGTCAATTGTTGTTCTTTGCCGGAACACAGTCTTTTTTCTCAGCCCACCGAGAACAGGGTGCTCAGCGCACCCAGCAGGCCCGCGCTGGCCAGACCCATGATGATGCCCGCCAGCAGCACGCCGCCCATGCAGGCCTTGACCACGTCCTTGAACTTCATATCCAGGATCGAGCCTGCCAGCGTCCCGGTCCACGCGCCGGTGCCCGGCAGCGGGATGCCCACGAACAGCAGCAGCGCCACCTCAAGGCCGCGGCCCGCCTTGGCTTCCAGTGCGCGGCCGCCTTTTTCGCCTTTGACGATGCAGAACTTGCAGATGGGCCCGATGAGGGGCTTATGGTAGCCCCAGATCAGAAATTTGCGTGCAAACAGATAGATGAACGGCACCGGGATCATGTTGCCCACCACGCACACCAGATAGGTGGGCAGGATGGGCAGGCCCATGCCAAGCCCGATGGGGATGGCACCGCGCAGTTCAATGAGCGGCACCATGGAAACGAAAAATACCAGCAGATAGCTTTTGAGCATAGAGTCTCCTTTTCCCTGCTCTTTTCGGGAGAGCAGGCGTTTTTTTTTACAGGTTACAGGTCAATGTCCAGCTCCACCGGGCAGTGGTCCGAGCCGAAGATCTCGTTGTGGATCTCTGCCGCCCGGATCCTGTCGGCGATGCGGCGGGATACGATAAAGTAGTCGATGCGCCAGCCCGCGTTCTTTTCCCGGGCATGGAAGCGGTAGCTCCACCAGCTGTACTTCACCTCGTCCGGGTGCAGCACACGGAAGCTGTCGGCAAAACCGGCATCCAGCAGCTCGGTCATTTTTCCGCGTTCCTGATCGGTGAAACCTGCGCTCATGCGGTTGGTCTTTGCATTTTTGATGTCGATCTCCGTATGGGCCACGTTCAGGTCCCCGCACAGGATCACCGGCTTTTTCGCATCCAGCGCCAGCAGGTAGGCGCGGAAGGCGTTCTCCCATTCCATGCGGTAGTCCAGACGCTTCAGCCCGTCCTGACTGTTGGGGGTGTAGCAGTTCACCAGCCAGAACGCCGGGT is part of the Faecalibacterium sp. HTF-F genome and harbors:
- a CDS encoding Sapep family Mn(2+)-dependent dipeptidase, encoding MDQALNQKIDAYIAQNKEQLLKDIAALVAVNSVEGTPEEGAPYGAGPRAALDKTLELAAGMGLATRNCENYIGYAELAGKDPEKYLATICHVDVVPVGNGWTADPFTMRVQDGWLLGRGVADDKGPMVATLYALKFLKEQGYELRYPIRALAGTNEETHMQDVDYYLKNYPAPAFCFTPDAEFPVCNGEKGLFGAKIVSPVCNGVIVEIEGGVANNAVPDRASALVRTDISKLKNAPNITLEPEGDGVRIRGWGKSGHAAMPQGTVNAIGLVVNYLLDNGLCNETERTYLEAVRKLHASTAGEGLGINCADGPFGPLTVIGGRIYMEDGRIFQTMDSRFPTCTNGKKMTEQIRAALGDGAELRDVTAAEPFYIEADSPAIQACINTYNEVTGENAKPFTMGGGTYARHFPYAVSFGPEHVDLPLPEFGGPMHGANEAAPIDKLLEAVKIYIIALLRLEEIDF
- the epsC gene encoding serine O-acetyltransferase EpsC — encoded protein: MGLLEDARNIQRKDPAARNVLEVILLYPGFHILVYHRIAHWLYQHKRFFLARWVSQHGRRRTGIEIHPGATIGRCLFIDHGMGIVFGETCEIGDNCTIYHGVTLGGTGKDTGKRHPTLGNNVLIGAGTKVLGPVYIGDNSRIGAGSVVLRNLPANCTAVGVPAEVVRINNKAVNPADDLDQQDLPDIVAQRLTDLDRRLGALENAAQGDTPPTAAQIAARQKS
- a CDS encoding dihydroorotase, translating into MLLVNAVNTEGRPLEIFVKDGRIAAVGQELEALAGENETVIDAGGLTVLPAFVDLHCHWRTPGFEYKEDIETGSRAAAAGGYTFVNLMPNTKPVCSSAAQAMMVEQKAAELGLCDVNQTVSITENFDGVSIDHLKTLPAGVKFITEDGHGVQDNATMAKAFAICTQKDITVMSHAEDMEISPWDYRLAEDIETVRNCWLSEYYQTKLHMCHVSTRGALDAIQMAKLRGAPVTCEVTPHHLWFTNDTCDYRVNPPIRTADDVQALVDGIRTGIVDAIATDHAPHSEEDKLKGMAGMVGSETAFGVCYTKLCKQEGLPLEVLVHLMSTRPAEILGLAKGQLEPGYDADFVLVDLDTPYTVDKDKLHSKSHNTPFDGAQLFGKVCATIKGGKLTYQAEN
- a CDS encoding DUF3842 family protein — translated: MNVLVIDGQGGGLGKQLVTALSTQCPEIRLTAVGTNSLAANAMRKAGAPRVATGENAVAVNCRSADIIVGPIGIVIADALLGEITPAMATAVCQSHATRVLIPVNHCENYIVGVPEQPISDLVAAAVQKVKALCAGEGCGKRVY
- a CDS encoding COG2426 family protein, with the protein product MLKSYLLVFFVSMVPLIELRGAIPIGLGMGLPILPTYLVCVVGNMIPVPFIYLFARKFLIWGYHKPLIGPICKFCIVKGEKGGRALEAKAGRGLEVALLLFVGIPLPGTGAWTGTLAGSILDMKFKDVVKACMGGVLLAGIIMGLASAGLLGALSTLFSVG
- a CDS encoding exodeoxyribonuclease III encodes the protein MKLISWNVNGLRACLTHGFAESFAQLDADIFSVQETKMQPGQADFAPEGYTEYTYSAEKKGYSGTACWCREQPLAVTTGIGIEEHDHEGRVLTLEYPAFWLVNCYTPNSQDGLKRLDYRMEWENAFRAYLLALDAKKPVILCGDLNVAHTEIDIKNAKTNRMSAGFTDQERGKMTELLDAGFADSFRVLHPDEVKYSWWSYRFHAREKNAGWRIDYFIVSRRIADRIRAAEIHNEIFGSDHCPVELDIDL